From Coffea arabica cultivar ET-39 chromosome 2e, Coffea Arabica ET-39 HiFi, whole genome shotgun sequence, the proteins below share one genomic window:
- the LOC113729460 gene encoding F-box/kelch-repeat protein At3g06240-like yields the protein MAQEDLPFEVIVTILLLLPADPSHACLQSMVCFDHQCRVHPKSSPDYGFKGTYECAYNFGKNLYLWNPCIRKYKCISSSCIDIKKSNRLGSSLAVGFGYLNQANDYKIVRIVYIEKDDDHFLDEDNDYMDGDDHDDIGGDGNEIIEMEIDEDISASKAESSSNDDRTTEVEVYSLTRDSWRKVEIQSFPWFLCDYFTRAFVNNCVHWMVFYRRVNEDESMILAFDLEKEAFQQITVPHYEDDVAEYVESIVHKEALGFVVIYPQETTELCSLWEMKEYGVVESWSKVFNVEVGGTIYRPFTITKNDQIMFKGENQGLSLYSFQSQEIKTVTVKLDSDELDFLSTVDSLILL from the exons ATGGCGCAAGAAGATCTTCCTTTTGAGGTGATTGTTACTATACTGTTGCTTCTTCCAGCTGATCCGTCTCATGCGTGTCTCCAAAGCATGGTATGCTTTGATCACCAATGCCGagttcatccaaaatcatctccAGATTATGGCTTCAAGGG TACTTATGAGTGCGCATATAATTTTGGGAAGAACTTGTATTTATGGAATCCTTGTATTAGAAAATACAAGTGCATTTCCTCTTCATGTATTGACATAAAGAAGTCAAATAGGCTAGGTAGTTCCTTGGCTGTTGGATTTGGTTATCTCAACCAAGCAAATGACTATAAGATCGTAAGAATTGTGTACATTGAAAAAGATGATGATCATTTCTTGGATGAGGACAATGACTATATGGATGGTGATGATCATGATGATATTGGTGGTGATGGCAATGAGATAATTGAAATGGAGATTGATGAGGATATTAGTGCTAGTAAGGCTGAGTCAAGTAGTAATGACGATAGAACTACAGAGGTTGAAGTTTATTCATTGACCAGAGATTCTTGGAGAAAAGTTGAAATCCAGTCTTTTCCGTGGTTCTTGTGTGATTACTTTACTAGAGCATTCGTTAACAATTGTGTCCATTGGATGGTGTTCTATAGGCGCGTCAACGAGGATGAATCGATGATTTTGGCCTTTGATCTTGAGAAAGAAGCCTTTCAGCAAATTACAGTGCCTCATTATGAGGACGATGTAGCTGAATATGTAGAGAGTATTGTTCATAAGGAAGCTCTTGGTTTTGTGGTCATTTATCCTCAAGAAACAACTGAACTTTGCTCTCTGTGGGAGATGAAGGAATATGGAGTGGTTGAATCATGGAGTAAAGTATTTAATGTCGAAGTTGGAGGGACAATTTATAGACCATTTACCATAACCAAGAATGATCAAATTATGTTTAAAGGGGAAAATCAAGGTTTAAGTCTTTATAGCTTTCAAAGTCAAGAGATTAAAACTGTCACAGTTAAACTTGATTCAGATGAGCTTGACTTTTTGTCCACAGTGGATAGCCTGATTCTTctctag